The stretch of DNA GAAAATGGAATGCACATTTCTAAATTTGAAGTGCATCAACCGTTAAAAGAGGTACTTCCTGAACTTGAGGGCCGTCCTGTTTATGTAACGATTGATATCGACGTCTTGGATCCTGCGCATGCGCCGGGGACTGGAACTGTTGATTGTGGCGGAATTACTTCTAGAGAACTTCTTGCCTCTATTCATGAAATTGCCAACTCTGGGGTAAACGTTGTCGGATGTGATCTAGTTGAGGTTGCACCTATTTACGATCCTTCTGAGCAGACAGCTAACACTGCCAGCAAGTTGATTCGTGAAATGCTTCTTGGCTGGGTGAAATAAATGATGTGGGTGCCTGTCCCGTTTTGGGGCAGGCATCTTTTGAATTTTTGAATTGTAGCCCGACAATCGCTATAATAGAAAAAGCATGTTAACTAGAGATAGAAAAATTCATTGGACCTCCTAAAAGGTTCATTTTTAAAAAGGGGTGCGTTTCATTTGTCAGACCCTGGGTTACCTGTGAAAATTAGTGTGAAAACGACAATTGATCACGATGAGACTTTTGAATTGAGGGTATTTGGTACATACTTGGAAAAAGGAAATGCTGCTTATCTCAGATATGAGGAAACAGTGGAAGAGGGAAGTGTCCGAACGATTGTAAAAATGGCTCAGGATAACGCCTTGATTTTACGCGGCGGTGCCATCAAAATGCGACTGCCATTTGAATTGAATCGGAAATTGAATGGAAGTTATGAAATGCCGTTTGGTCAGTTTGCAACTATGACAAAGGCAAGAAGAATAGATTATTCCTATGAAAATGGTAAAGGCCGCTTTGATGTACTATATGATTTTTCAATGGAAGGTGCTCAGGCAAGTACATATCAGTTAGAAATAGCGTTTCAGGAGGAGAAGAAATGAACATAGTTGAACAAGTTCAAAGTAAGTTAAAAGAAGAGATTCGTGCTGCCGTTGTAAAAGCGAATCTAGCAACCGAAGATCAGATTCCAGATGTGATCCTAGAAATCCCAAAGGAAAAGGCACATGGCGATTACTCGACGAACATGGCCATGCAGCTGGCACGTGTTGCAAAGAAAGCTCCACGAGTGATTGCGGAGGCACTGATCGAGAATTTCGACCGCTCCAAAGCCTCGATTGAAAAGATGGAGATGGCAGGTCCAGGATTTATCAATTTTTACATGAACAATGCCTACTTAACTGATTTGATTCCGACGGTCCTTGATGCAGGGGAACAGTACGGAGAAACAACAGTTGGCGGCAAACAAAAAGTTCAAGTGGAGTTTGTTTCAGCCAATCCAACGGGTGACCTTCATCTTGGGCATGCGCGCGGTGCAGCTGTCGGCGATTCGCTATGCAATATACTAGCGAAAGCAGGCTATGATGTTTCTCGTGAGTATTATATTAATGACGCGGGTAATCAAATTAATAATTTAGCCCTTTCCGTTGAAGCGCGCTATTTTCAGGCGTTAGGCATGGATA from Neobacillus sp. CF12 encodes:
- a CDS encoding DUF1934 domain-containing protein; this encodes MSDPGLPVKISVKTTIDHDETFELRVFGTYLEKGNAAYLRYEETVEEGSVRTIVKMAQDNALILRGGAIKMRLPFELNRKLNGSYEMPFGQFATMTKARRIDYSYENGKGRFDVLYDFSMEGAQASTYQLEIAFQEEKK